A stretch of Oryza brachyantha chromosome 4, ObraRS2, whole genome shotgun sequence DNA encodes these proteins:
- the LOC102699401 gene encoding uncharacterized protein LOC102699401 produces the protein MRCRRHPYEGGVGVCAPCLRDRLLALAAAQNEASSLPPTPLPEPVPVFPRSVSPYVCRRKSDASGARKRAPSLLFFRTPQVGPAYGGGGGAGFVEGDIEFEIRRRSSKFSVLAALFGGHRHHGSEEKGGGKERKQRSWLAAIMSPWGLRKKDPAAASQPSPPRRSCHVVSNRGLSPVMGYADEGGEEGSSTAESPWRPSPSPMRKTPCRRRPGAAAAGVSGFAVCISPLVRPSPGRQHRGGHPPDATAFSGELGPSPLHRLSSSTSLQHCRSWKLADGGRFR, from the coding sequence ATGAGGTGCAGGAGGCACCCGTACGAGGGCGGGGTTGGCGTGTGCGCGCCGTGCCTCCGCGACCGCCtgctcgcgctcgccgccgcgcagaACGAGGCCTCCTCGTTGCCGCCCACGCCGCTGCCGGAGCCGGTGCCGGTTTTCCCGAGGTCGGTGTCGCCGTACGTGTGCCGCCGGAAATCCGACGCCTCCGGAGCGAGGAAGCGCGCACCAAGCCTCCTCTTTTTCCGGACGCCCCAGGTGGGGCCGgcctacggcggcggcggcggagcgggctTCGTGGAAGGGGACATCGAATTCGAGatccggcggcggagcagcaaGTTCTCCGTGCTCGCCGCGCTCTTCGGGGGACATCGTCACCACGGATCGGAGGAGAAGGGCGGCGGCAAGGAGCGGAAGCAGCGGTCTTGGCTCGCGGCGATCATGTCTCCCTGGGGCCTCCGGAAGAAGGAtccggccgccgcgtcgcaacCATCTCCGCCACGGCGCTCTTGCCACGTGGTCAGCAACCGCGGGCTCTCGCCGGTGATGGGGTACGCCGAcgaaggcggcgaggagggcagCTCGACGGCGGAGTCGCCGTGGCGaccttcgccgtcgccgatgcgGAAAACGCCCTGCCGGCGTAGACCGGGAGCCGCAGCGGCCGGCGTCTCGGGCTTCGCCGTCTGCATCAGCCCACTCGTCCGTCCCAGCCCGGGGAGGCAACACCGCGGAGGCCACCCGCCGGACGCCACCGCCTTCTCCGGCGAACTGGGGCCGTCACCGCTCCACCGCCTCTCCTCCAGCACCTCGCTCCAGCACTGCCGGTCCTGGAagctcgccgacggcggccgctTCCGGTGA